A segment of the Deltaproteobacteria bacterium genome:
GCACCCGGATGCGATCCTCCGGTATTTACACCACCGACGAACATGTATGCCATGACCAAGGCAGTGGCCGACCACGGGGATTACTGACCAGCATTCACAAGCCATCTATTCCTTGTAGTTCAAGGCAGAGCCCTTGTCCGCAGGGTTTGCCATTTTGGAGTAGATCGAGAGGAATCCCGGTTCCGTTTTTGTGGGAGTAGGTTTCCACGTCTTGAGGCGTTCTTCGATCTCCTCCGGAGACAGCTCCATATTCAGCTCGCGGTTCGCCACGTCTATTTCAATGATATCGCCCTCTTCGATGATTGCCAAAGGGCCGCCTGACGCCGCTTCGGGCGAAATGTGAGCGATCGCACAGCCTTTATTGGTGCCGGACAGCCTGCCATCGGTGAGAAATGCTACCTTGTCCTGATAACCTTTGGCGGAAAGCTGCCACAGAAAACGCTGCTGGAGACCCATTCCAGGAGCACCGATGGTTCCGACATTTCTCACGATTACCACGTCACCCGGCTGAATACGGTTATCATCCAGAGCTTCACAGGCATGGTCCTCCGTCTGAAAGATCCTGGCGGGTCCTCTGTGGTACATCATTTTTTTCGGCACTGCTGAAATCTTAATCAGGGCGCTTCCCGGTGCCAGGTTTCCACGCAGGAAGGCAAGCCCGCCCGTCGCGGCCAACGGGGCATCGATCGAGTGAATTATTTTTCGGTCTCCGGAGTCAATGGCCGCAAGATTTTCTTCTAAAGAACGCCCGGTGACGGTCATCACTTCGCCGGCTATCAACGGTAATATTTCCTTCATTAACGCTGCGATGCCACCGGCCTCGTCAAAATCTCCCAGGTGGTATTTTGCAGACCCGGACGGGGCGACGTCCGCAATAAACGGTGTCTTTCTGCTGATCTCGTCGAATGTTTCCGGTTCAAGCGCAATATCCAATTCAGCGGCAATGGCCGTCAAATGTAATACGGCATTCGGAGATCCGCCGATGGCCATCAGTACCCCAATGGCATTCTTGAAGGCATCGGGGGTCAGGATATCTGAGGTCCTGATGTTTGCCTGGATCAACTCGACGAGTTGTCTGCCCGCGTCGAATGCGGACCGGATAAGGCGCGAATCGGTACCGGGCAATGTGGCCGTACCGGTAAGGGACATTCCCAACGCTTCAACCATGGATGCCATGGTGTTGGCGGTCCCCATCACCGGGCAGGCGCCGCCACCCCGACAGCCCCTGTGGCGCATCTGACGGAACTCTTCGCGGCTTATCCTCTTTTCCTTGTAGGCCTTGAAATACGTCGGCGCCACATCCAAGGGCTGCACCACCTGTCCCTTGTATTTGTTCAAGGACATATAGCCGCCCGTGACAAAGATTGAAGGCAGATTCAGTCGTGCGGCGGCCATAAGATGGCCCGGGATCACGTCATCACAAACCGGAAGAAAAAGAAGCCCATCAAAGAGATTCGTTTTTGCCACTGCCTCAATATATCCTGCTATCAAATCCCGGTGGGGAAGATGGTAATTGTCATTTCCCGCCATGCTGGTGCAGAGGGCGCTGATGACGAATTCTCTCGGTGTCCCCCCCGCAGCCCAGATACCTGCCTTGGCGGAGGCTACCACTTTATCCAGATTTGCGGATGCGGGATTGATCTCCCCCCAACTGCTGACGACTCCTATTTGAGGCCTGCCGATGGCTTCATCGGCATAGCCGATACCAATCAGCATTTCTTCTCGTTCGACACGGGCGTAATCCGGCAGATGACTGTCTTTCTTTTGTATGTTCATGGGGTCTCCTCCTCAGACTCTTCAAGCATCACCTAAAAAAAGTTATCTGATACGAAGAAAAATAGCAAACTATCTTCGTGAAAATGGCGGGTAGGTAATAGATTGGGAGTGCAGCGATAAAGCGTGAAAGACCTGTCGGAAAAGGAGAGCATTTTGAAAGAAAGGGATGTGATGCAGGGTAGTGTAGTTCTCGAAAGCGTACTCCACACCTGCAGGAAGTGCGGATGCGCCTGCCCCTCCGCATATTTTATGCCGTTAATGCCAGTGCTTCCGCAGCATTCTTGATTCGTTTGATGCCTTCGTTTAGGGAAGCCTGATCTACGGCAAATGAGACACGAATATACCCTTCGCCATTATTTCCGAATATGCTGCCAGGCACCACCGCCACGTGGTGCTCCCTGACCAGATATTTGGCAAAATCCCATGAGGTTCTGCCCAACCCGGTGATGTTCGGAAAGGCGTAAAAGGTTGCTTCCGGTCTCAGGCAACGAATGCCGTCAATCGCATGCAGCCCCTGGTGAACCAGATTGCGCCGTTGATCATATTCGGCAACCATTTTACGGACC
Coding sequences within it:
- a CDS encoding dihydroxy-acid dehydratase — encoded protein: MNIQKKDSHLPDYARVEREEMLIGIGYADEAIGRPQIGVVSSWGEINPASANLDKVVASAKAGIWAAGGTPREFVISALCTSMAGNDNYHLPHRDLIAGYIEAVAKTNLFDGLLFLPVCDDVIPGHLMAAARLNLPSIFVTGGYMSLNKYKGQVVQPLDVAPTYFKAYKEKRISREEFRQMRHRGCRGGGACPVMGTANTMASMVEALGMSLTGTATLPGTDSRLIRSAFDAGRQLVELIQANIRTSDILTPDAFKNAIGVLMAIGGSPNAVLHLTAIAAELDIALEPETFDEISRKTPFIADVAPSGSAKYHLGDFDEAGGIAALMKEILPLIAGEVMTVTGRSLEENLAAIDSGDRKIIHSIDAPLAATGGLAFLRGNLAPGSALIKISAVPKKMMYHRGPARIFQTEDHACEALDDNRIQPGDVVIVRNVGTIGAPGMGLQQRFLWQLSAKGYQDKVAFLTDGRLSGTNKGCAIAHISPEAASGGPLAIIEEGDIIEIDVANRELNMELSPEEIEERLKTWKPTPTKTEPGFLSIYSKMANPADKGSALNYKE